A genomic region of Chelmon rostratus isolate fCheRos1 chromosome 8, fCheRos1.pri, whole genome shotgun sequence contains the following coding sequences:
- the ago1 gene encoding protein argonaute-1, producing the protein MEPGPSGAVPMGVFPPPLQQVFHAPRRPGMGTVGKPIKLLANYFEVEIPKMDVYHYEVDIKPDKCPRRVNREVVEYMVQHFKPQLFGDRKPVYDGKKNIYTVLALPIGSEKVDFEVTIPGEGKDRIFKVSIRWLAKVSWRLLQETLVSGRLQVPLDSVQALDVAMRHLASMRYTPVGRSFFSPPEGYYHPLGGGREVWFGFHQSVRPAMWKMMLNIDVSATAFYKAQPVIEFMCEVLDIRNIDEQPKTLTDSQRVRFTKEIKGLKVEVTHCGQMKRKYRVCNVTRRPASHQTFPLQLESGQTVECTVAQYFKQKYNLQLKYPHLPCLQVGQEQKHTYLPLEVCNIVAGQRCIKKLTDNQTSTMIKATARSAPDRQEEISRLMKNANFNLDPYIQEFGIKVKDDMAEVTGRVLPAPILQYGGRNRAIATPNQGVWDMRGKQFYNGIEIKVWAIACFAPQKQCREEVLKNFTDQLRKISKDAGMPIQGQPCFCKYAQGADSVEPMFRHLKNTYSGLQLIIVILPGKTPVYAEVKRVGDTLLGMATQCVQVKNVVKTSPQTLSNLCLKINVKLGGINNILVPHQRSAVFQQPVIFLGADVTHPPAGDGKKPSITAVVGSMDAHPSRYCATVRVQRPRQEIIEDLSYMVRELLIQFYKSTRFKPTRIIFYRDGVPEGQLPQILHYELLAIRDACIKLEKDYQPGITYIVVQKRHHTRLFCADKSERIGKSGNIPAGTTVDTSITHPFEFDFYLCSHAGIQGTSRPSHYYVLWDDNRFTADELQILTYQLCHTYVRCTRSVSIPAPAYYARLVAFRARYHLVDKEHDSGEGSHVSGQSNGRDPQALAKAVQIHHDTLRTMYFA; encoded by the exons GGAGGTGGTGGAATACATGGTGCAACACTTCAAGCCCCAGCTCTTCGGTGACAGGAAGCCAGTGTACGACGGCAAGAAGAACATCTACACGGTGCTAGCACTTCCGATTGGGAGTGAGAAG gtGGATTTTGAGGTAACTATCCCAGGTGAGGGTAAGGACCGAATCTTTAAGGTGTCCATCCGTTGGCTGGCCAAAGTGTCATGGCGCCTGCTGCAGGAGACTCTGGTCAGCGGCCGGCTGCAGGTCCCCCTCGACTCGGTTCAAGCCCTGGACGTGGCCATGCGCCACCTGGCCTCTATGAG GTACACTCCAGTGGGCCGTTCATTTTTCTCCCCACCTGAAGGATACTACCACCCGCTGGGTGGGGGGAGGGAAGTCTGGTTTGGCTTCCACCAGTCTGTGCGCCCCGCCATGTGGAAGATGATGCTTAACATTGACG tGTCCGCCACGGCCTTCTACAAAGCCCAGCCTGTAATTGAGTTCATGTGTGAGGTTTTGGACATTCGCAATATTGATGAGCAGCCCAAGACTCTTACTGACTCGCAAAGGGTCCGCTTCACCAAGGAGATTAAAG GCCTGAAGGTGGAGGTGACCCACTGTGGCCAAATGAAGAGGAAGTATCGTGTATGCAATGTCACCCGACGACCTGCCAGCCACCAGAC gtTTCCCCTCCAGCTCGAAAGTGGGCAGACAGTAGAATGTACAGTGGCCCAGTACTTCAAGCAGAAGTACAACCTGCAGCTAAAATACCCCCACCTACCCTGTCTACAGGTGGGGCAGGAGCAGAAGCACACCTACCTGCCTCTGGAG GTGTGTAACATTGTAGCAGGGCAACGATGCATCAAGAAACTGACTGATAATCAGACCTCCACTATGATCAAAGCCACAGCTCGCTCCGCACCCGACAGACAAGAGGAGATCAGCCGGCTG ATGAAGAACGCTAACTTCAACCTGGACCCGTACATTCAGGAGTTTGGGATCAAGGTGAAAGATGACATGGCTGAGGTGACGGGCAGGGTGCTTCCAGCCCCTATCCTGCAGTATGGAGGACGg AACCGCGCCATAGCTACTCCGAACCAGGGAGTGTGGGACATGAGAGGGAAGCAGTTCTATAACGGCATTGAGATCAAAGTGTGGGCGATTGCCTGCTTTGCCCCCCAGAAACAGTGCAGAGAAGAGGTTCTCAA GAATTTCACAGACCAACTGCGCAAAATCTCTAAGGATGCTGGGATGCCCATCCAGGGCCAGCCATGTTTCTGTAAATACGCCCAGGGAGCGGACAGCGTGGAGCCCATGTTCAGACACCTGAAGAACACCTACTCTGGACTGCAGCTCATCATCGTCATCCTGCCAGGAAAGACTCCTGTCTATG CGGAGGTAAAGCGTGTGGGAGACACCCTCTTGGGCATGGCCACGCAGTGTGTCCAGGTGAAGAACGTGGTGAAGACGTCACCTCAGACCCTCTCTAACCTCTGCCTCAAGATCAATGTGAAGCTGGGAGGCATCAACAACATTCTGGTGCCTCACCAACG gtcagcagtgtttcagcagcCGGTTATCTTCCTGGGAGCAGATGTCACGCACCCCCCTGCTGGAGATGGCAAGAAGCCCTCCATTACTGCT GTGGTAGGCAGTATGGATGCTCATCCCAGCAGATACTGTGCCACAGTGCGAGTCCAGAGGCCCAGACAGGAGATCATTGAAGATTTGTCTTACATGGTGCGCGAACTGCTGATTCAGTTCTACAAATCGACCCGGTTCAAGCCCACCAGGATAATTTTCTACAGAGATGGTGTTCCTGAGGGACAGTTGCCGCAG ATTCTCCACTACGAGCTCCTGGCCATCAGAGATGCATGCATCAAGTTGGAGAAAGACTATCAGCCAGGCATCACCTATATTGTGGTGCAGAAACGCCACCACACACGCCTGTTCTGTGCTGACAAGTCTGAAAGG ATTGGGAAGAGTGGGAATATTCCTGCAGGGACTACAGTGGACACCAGCATCACTCATCCCTTTGAGTTTGACTTCTACCTGTGCAGCCATGCAGGCATACAG ggTACCAGCCGACCGTCTCATTACTACGTCTTGTGGGACGACAATCGTTTCACGGCTGATGAGTTGCAGATTCTAACTTACCAGTTGTGCCACACTTATGTGCGTTGTACCCGCTCAGTCTCCATCCCTGCGCCAGCCTATTATGCTCGTCTTGTGGCCTTCCGTGCCCGCTACCATCTGGTGGACAAAGAACATGACAG TGGAGAGGGCAGCCATGTGTCTGGTCAGAGTAACGGTCGGGACCCCCAGGCACTGGCTAAAGCTGTTCAGATTCACCATGACACCCTGAGGACCATGTACTTCGCCTGA